In Sulfitobacter albidus, the following proteins share a genomic window:
- a CDS encoding gamma carbonic anhydrase family protein, with protein sequence MTLYALGDLTPAIDATAWVAPDANLIGNVVLHPKSSVWFCATLRGDNEVIEVGEGSNVQENCVFHTDMGYPLVIGRNCTIGHKVMLHGCTIGDNSLIGMGATILNGARIGRNCLIGAGALITEGKEIPDGSLVMGAPGKVVRQLDAAAINGLELSALHYQENAARFARDLREV encoded by the coding sequence ATGACCCTTTATGCCCTTGGCGATCTCACGCCCGCAATCGACGCGACCGCCTGGGTCGCCCCCGATGCCAATCTGATCGGCAATGTGGTGCTGCATCCCAAATCCTCCGTCTGGTTCTGCGCCACCCTGCGCGGCGACAACGAGGTGATCGAGGTCGGCGAGGGATCGAACGTGCAGGAAAACTGTGTGTTTCACACCGATATGGGCTACCCGCTGGTGATCGGCCGCAATTGTACCATCGGTCACAAGGTCATGCTGCACGGCTGCACGATTGGCGACAATTCTCTGATCGGGATGGGGGCCACGATTTTGAACGGGGCCAGGATCGGCAGGAATTGCCTGATCGGGGCAGGGGCCTTGATCACCGAGGGCAAGGAGATCCCCGACGGCAGCCTTGTCATGGGCGCGCCGGGCAAGGTGGTGCGACAACTCGATGCCGCCGCGATCAACGGGCTTGAGCTGAGCGCGCTGCACTACCAGGAAAACGCCGCGCGGTTCGCGCGGGATCTGCGCGAGGTCTAG
- a CDS encoding branched-chain amino acid ABC transporter permease, which translates to MDLLNALVAFLNYVFIPGVAYGAQLAIGALGVTLVYGILRFSNFAHGDTMAFGTMVVILLTWALQSTGFNLGPLPTALVALPFGILGCIALVLLTDRVVYRFYREQKAKPVILVIVSMGVMFVMNGIVRFIIGPDDQSFNDGERFLISARDFKAMTGLEEGLGIRTTQGITVITAIVVVAWLFWFLNKTRAGKSMRAYSDNEDLALLSGINPERVVMITWIIVAALATIAGTLYGLDKSFKPFTYFQLLLPIFASAVVGGIGNPLGAIAGGFVIAFSEVTITYAWKKVLGYLMPESLEPSGLVQLMSTDYKFAVSFVILLIVLLFRPTGLFKGQSTT; encoded by the coding sequence ATGGATCTTCTCAACGCGCTGGTGGCGTTCCTCAACTACGTCTTTATCCCCGGTGTCGCCTACGGGGCGCAGCTGGCGATCGGAGCGCTGGGGGTGACACTGGTTTACGGCATCCTGCGGTTTTCCAACTTTGCCCATGGCGACACGATGGCCTTCGGCACGATGGTCGTGATCCTGCTGACATGGGCGCTGCAATCGACCGGTTTCAACCTTGGCCCGCTGCCCACCGCGCTGGTCGCCCTGCCCTTTGGTATTCTGGGCTGTATCGCGCTGGTGCTGCTGACCGACCGGGTCGTCTACCGATTTTACCGCGAACAAAAGGCCAAGCCGGTGATCCTCGTCATCGTCTCGATGGGCGTGATGTTCGTGATGAACGGCATCGTGCGCTTCATCATCGGGCCGGACGATCAAAGCTTTAACGACGGGGAGCGGTTCTTGATTTCCGCACGGGATTTCAAGGCCATGACCGGCCTCGAAGAGGGCCTTGGCATCCGCACCACGCAAGGGATCACAGTCATCACAGCTATCGTCGTCGTGGCGTGGCTGTTCTGGTTTCTCAACAAGACGCGGGCGGGCAAATCCATGCGCGCCTATTCCGACAACGAGGATCTGGCGCTGCTGTCGGGCATCAACCCAGAGCGTGTGGTGATGATCACCTGGATCATCGTCGCGGCCCTCGCGACCATCGCGGGCACGCTTTACGGCCTCGATAAATCGTTCAAGCCGTTCACCTATTTCCAGCTGTTGCTGCCGATCTTTGCCTCCGCCGTGGTGGGCGGCATCGGCAATCCGCTGGGGGCCATCGCGGGCGGGTTCGTCATTGCGTTCTCCGAGGTGACGATCACCTACGCATGGAAAAAGGTGCTGGGCTATCTCATGCCCGAAAGCCTTGAGCCATCGGGCCTCGTGCAGCTGATGTCCACCGATTATAAATTCGCCGTCAGCTTTGTGATCTTGCTGATTGTGCTGTTGTTCCGGCCCACGGGCCTCTTCAAAGGGCAGTCGACGACATGA
- a CDS encoding class II 3-deoxy-7-phosphoheptulonate synthase — MTSWSKSSWRSMPRIQMPDYPDAGALASVEAQLSRYPLLVFAGEARRLRRHLASAGRGEAFLLQGGDCAESFEQFSSDMIRDTFKVMLQMAIVLTHGAKVPVIKVGRMAGQFAKPRSAPTEVVDGVELPSYRGDIINDLAFTPESRIPNPHNMMRAYTQAAATLNLLRAFSTGGYADVHKVHGWTLGFTDSEKAAKYREVAERISDTLDFMSAAGVNSDTAHTLQSVEFYTSHESLLLEYEEALCRQEAETGKWLAGSGHMIWIGDRTRQPDGAHVEFASGVQNPIGLKCGPTMEADDLKKLMAKLNPDNEEGRLTLIARFGAGNVGDHLPRLIKTVQEEGANVVWTCDPMHGNTIKSSSGYKTRPFESVLREVREFFGVHAAEGTVPGGVHFEMTGADVTECTGGVRAVSDEDLSDRYHTACDPRLNASQSLELAFLVAEELQARRTEQARQAV; from the coding sequence ATGACATCCTGGAGCAAATCAAGCTGGCGGTCCATGCCACGGATTCAAATGCCCGATTACCCCGATGCCGGGGCGCTGGCCTCGGTCGAGGCACAGCTGTCGCGATATCCGCTGCTGGTATTCGCCGGGGAGGCCCGCCGCCTGCGCCGCCATCTGGCAAGCGCCGGGCGGGGCGAGGCGTTTTTGTTGCAGGGCGGCGATTGCGCCGAAAGCTTTGAGCAATTCTCAAGCGACATGATCCGCGACACCTTCAAGGTGATGTTGCAGATGGCCATCGTGCTGACCCACGGCGCCAAGGTGCCGGTGATCAAGGTGGGCCGCATGGCCGGTCAATTCGCCAAGCCACGCTCGGCGCCCACTGAAGTGGTCGATGGCGTCGAACTGCCCAGCTACCGCGGTGACATCATCAACGATCTGGCCTTCACACCGGAATCGCGCATTCCAAACCCGCACAACATGATGCGCGCCTACACCCAGGCGGCGGCGACGCTGAACCTGCTGCGCGCGTTTTCGACCGGGGGCTACGCCGATGTGCACAAGGTGCACGGCTGGACGCTTGGCTTTACCGACAGTGAGAAGGCGGCGAAATACCGCGAAGTTGCCGAACGGATCTCGGACACGCTCGATTTCATGTCGGCGGCTGGCGTCAACTCCGACACCGCGCATACGCTGCAATCGGTGGAATTCTACACCAGCCACGAATCGCTGCTGCTGGAGTACGAAGAAGCGCTGTGCCGTCAGGAAGCCGAGACAGGCAAATGGCTGGCCGGATCCGGTCACATGATCTGGATTGGCGACCGCACCCGCCAGCCCGACGGCGCGCATGTGGAATTCGCGTCTGGCGTGCAGAATCCCATTGGCCTGAAATGCGGCCCCACGATGGAAGCCGACGATCTGAAGAAGCTGATGGCCAAGCTGAACCCCGACAATGAGGAGGGGCGTCTGACCCTCATCGCGCGCTTTGGTGCCGGCAACGTGGGCGATCACCTGCCGCGCCTGATCAAGACCGTGCAGGAGGAAGGCGCCAACGTCGTGTGGACCTGTGACCCGATGCACGGCAATACGATCAAATCCTCGTCGGGCTACAAGACGCGGCCGTTCGAGTCCGTCTTGCGCGAGGTGCGTGAGTTCTTTGGCGTGCACGCGGCAGAGGGCACCGTGCCCGGCGGTGTGCATTTCGAGATGACGGGCGCGGATGTGACCGAATGCACCGGCGGCGTGCGCGCCGTTTCGGACGAGGATCTGTCGGACCGCTATCACACGGCCTGCGATCCGCGTCTCAACGCCAGCCAGTCGCTGGAGCTGGCCTTCCTCGTGGCCGAGGAGTTGCAGGCGCGGCGCACGGAGCAGGCGCGGCAGGCCGTCTGA
- a CDS encoding ATP-binding protein codes for MTLPLPVSEVIAALPHPALAIGRDEQIIAINEAAQKLLGTPAQGRHFITILRQPSVVEAVERVMAGSARAVAQYLTIERGNDVTYEVNASRIDSAGVVIASFQDVTHVAAAGQMRRDFVANVSHELRTPLTALTGFIETLQGPARDDTAARDRFLDIMSKEAGRMNRLVGDLLSLSRVEAEERVRPTELCDLTAILGTTIRNLNPLAVEADVRLRPDLPDAAVTLIGDTDQLLQVFTNLIENAIKYGGSGKNVHISLAQHDRIDALRAPGVVVSVRDEGPGIDAQHLPRLTERFYRADSHRSRALGGTGLGLAIVKHILNRHRGRLRVSSTVGEGTEFKVLLPIG; via the coding sequence GTGACGCTGCCGCTGCCCGTCTCAGAGGTGATCGCGGCGCTGCCTCACCCGGCGCTGGCCATCGGGCGCGACGAGCAGATCATCGCGATCAACGAGGCGGCGCAAAAGCTGCTGGGCACGCCCGCGCAGGGGCGGCATTTCATTACCATCCTGCGCCAGCCTTCGGTTGTCGAGGCGGTGGAGCGGGTGATGGCGGGCAGCGCGCGGGCCGTCGCGCAATACCTCACCATCGAGCGCGGCAATGACGTCACCTACGAAGTGAACGCCAGCCGGATCGACAGTGCGGGCGTGGTCATCGCCAGCTTTCAGGATGTGACCCACGTGGCCGCCGCAGGCCAGATGCGCCGCGATTTTGTGGCCAATGTAAGCCACGAGTTACGCACGCCGCTGACCGCCCTCACCGGATTTATCGAGACGCTGCAAGGCCCCGCGCGTGACGACACCGCCGCACGGGACCGATTCCTTGATATAATGTCGAAAGAGGCGGGGCGCATGAACAGACTGGTCGGCGATCTATTGTCGCTGAGCCGTGTCGAGGCCGAAGAGCGCGTGCGCCCGACCGAGCTGTGCGATCTGACGGCGATCCTTGGCACCACGATCCGCAATCTCAACCCCCTCGCGGTAGAGGCGGACGTGCGCCTGCGCCCCGATCTGCCGGACGCGGCCGTGACGCTCATTGGTGACACGGACCAGTTGCTGCAGGTTTTCACCAATCTGATCGAGAACGCGATCAAATACGGCGGCAGCGGCAAAAATGTTCATATCTCGCTGGCGCAGCATGACCGCATCGACGCGCTGCGCGCACCGGGGGTGGTTGTGAGCGTGCGCGACGAGGGGCCGGGCATCGACGCGCAGCATCTGCCCCGCCTGACCGAGCGATTCTACCGCGCCGACAGTCACAGAAGCCGCGCGCTGGGGGGAACGGGGCTGGGTCTGGCGATTGTGAAGCACATTTTGAACCGCCATCGCGGTCGCTTGCGGGTAAGCTCGACCGTTGGCGAAGGCACTGAATTCAAGGTTCTTTTACCGATAGGCTAG
- the gmk gene encoding guanylate kinase, whose translation MSTQTRRGLLIILSSPSGAGKSTLARQLMAWDPSLRFSVSATTRAPRAGEVEGTHYYFVNDEDFKRLVKDGEMLEHAHVFGNRYGSPRGPVQTAIEAGRDVLFDIDWQGAQQIRGSVLKDHTLSIFILPPSIAELRRRLIGRGQDDPETIAKRMQKSWDEISHWEAYDYVLINDDLDETEERLKTIIRAERLQRSQQPGLADHVRSLQTEFEELQ comes from the coding sequence ATGAGCACGCAAACCCGTCGCGGCCTTTTGATCATTCTCAGCTCGCCCTCGGGGGCGGGCAAAAGCACGCTGGCGCGGCAGTTGATGGCGTGGGATCCGTCGCTGCGGTTTTCGGTGTCGGCCACCACCCGCGCGCCGCGCGCGGGTGAGGTCGAGGGCACGCATTACTATTTCGTCAACGACGAGGATTTCAAACGCTTGGTCAAGGACGGCGAGATGCTGGAGCACGCGCATGTGTTCGGCAACCGCTACGGCTCCCCGCGCGGGCCGGTGCAGACGGCGATCGAGGCCGGGCGCGACGTGCTATTCGACATCGACTGGCAGGGGGCGCAGCAGATCCGCGGCTCCGTCCTGAAGGATCACACGCTGTCGATCTTCATCCTGCCGCCCTCAATTGCGGAGTTGCGCCGCCGTCTGATCGGGCGCGGGCAGGATGACCCCGAGACCATCGCAAAGCGGATGCAGAAAAGCTGGGACGAGATCAGCCATTGGGAAGCCTATGATTACGTGCTGATCAACGACGATCTGGACGAGACCGAAGAACGCCTGAAAACCATCATCCGCGCAGAGCGGCTGCAACGCAGCCAGCAACCGGGGCTGGCCGACCACGTGCGCAGCCTGCAGACCGAATTCGAGGAGCTGCAATGA
- a CDS encoding substrate-binding domain-containing protein, producing MSFAKLTTSALAIAAVSATAAAARDQVQVAGSSTVLPYASIVAEAFGENFDFPTPVVESGGSSAGLKRFCEGVGENTIDVANASRKIKDSEVAACAEAGVTDIIEVRIGYDGIVFASQQSGPAFTAFEPADWYNALATQVLVDGALVDNPHAQWADFNADLPAVDIAAFIPGTKHGTREVFEEKVLLQGCEDTGAMAAMMDAGMSEDDAEGACMAVRTDGVSVDIDGDYTETLARIDSNQNGVGVFGLAFYENNTDKLKVATMSGVEPSTQTIAEGEYPVSRPLYFYIKKAHIGVIPGLKEFAEFFVADEIAGPDGPLAEYGLVSDPELAETQATVSDEAVLGGGS from the coding sequence ATGTCTTTCGCAAAACTCACAACATCCGCTCTGGCCATCGCGGCCGTGTCCGCAACCGCCGCCGCCGCGCGCGATCAGGTTCAGGTCGCAGGCTCGTCCACCGTTCTGCCTTACGCCTCCATCGTGGCCGAAGCGTTCGGTGAGAACTTTGACTTCCCGACACCGGTCGTGGAATCGGGTGGCTCCTCCGCCGGGCTCAAGCGGTTCTGCGAGGGCGTGGGCGAGAACACCATCGACGTGGCCAACGCTTCGCGGAAGATCAAGGACAGCGAAGTAGCCGCCTGTGCCGAGGCGGGCGTGACCGACATCATCGAAGTGCGCATCGGCTATGACGGTATCGTCTTTGCCAGCCAGCAAAGCGGCCCCGCCTTCACCGCGTTCGAGCCAGCCGATTGGTACAACGCGCTTGCCACGCAGGTTCTGGTCGATGGCGCACTGGTCGACAACCCGCACGCACAATGGGCTGATTTCAACGCCGATCTGCCAGCGGTCGACATCGCGGCCTTCATCCCCGGCACAAAGCACGGCACCCGTGAAGTGTTCGAGGAAAAAGTGCTGCTGCAAGGCTGCGAAGACACCGGCGCCATGGCCGCGATGATGGATGCGGGCATGTCCGAAGATGACGCCGAGGGCGCCTGCATGGCCGTGCGTACCGACGGTGTGTCCGTGGACATCGACGGTGACTACACCGAAACGCTGGCGCGCATCGACAGCAACCAGAATGGCGTCGGCGTCTTTGGCCTCGCCTTCTACGAGAACAACACCGACAAGCTGAAAGTCGCGACCATGTCCGGTGTCGAGCCCTCGACCCAGACCATCGCCGAAGGCGAATACCCCGTCTCGCGTCCGCTGTATTTCTACATCAAGAAAGCGCATATCGGCGTGATCCCCGGCCTCAAGGAATTTGCTGAATTCTTCGTCGCCGACGAGATCGCAGGCCCCGATGGCCCGCTGGCGGAATACGGTCTTGTATCCGATCCCGAACTGGCCGAGACACAGGCAACCGTGTCCGATGAAGCGGTCCTGGGCGGCGGCTCCTGA
- a CDS encoding PAS domain-containing protein, whose translation MDKRIRTEQNVITMPDFRAQNPYGILSQVEAYWDALREGDVLPKRSQVDPRGIERALEYAFILERVTSGVARMRLAGSHLHDLMGMEVRGMTLTSLFEDGAQSRIAGLLEEVFQTPATAEIWMRRPQGAEGRMLLLPLRSDLGDVSRILGCMICPDAGDSAGQRFDLGSVTLRAVGSCPAPAPQPAPQGFAEPSAPFEAAPADPKRPPYLRLVKNDNG comes from the coding sequence ATGGACAAGCGTATCAGAACGGAGCAGAATGTCATCACGATGCCCGATTTTCGCGCCCAGAACCCCTACGGTATCCTCTCGCAGGTCGAGGCCTATTGGGACGCGTTGCGCGAGGGCGATGTGTTGCCCAAGCGCTCGCAGGTCGATCCGCGCGGGATCGAGCGGGCGCTGGAATATGCGTTCATCCTTGAGCGGGTGACATCGGGCGTGGCCCGCATGCGCCTGGCCGGATCGCATCTGCACGATCTGATGGGAATGGAAGTGCGCGGCATGACGCTCACCTCGCTTTTCGAGGATGGCGCACAAAGCCGTATTGCCGGCCTGCTCGAAGAGGTGTTCCAGACGCCCGCCACCGCCGAAATCTGGATGCGCCGGCCGCAGGGTGCCGAGGGCCGCATGCTGCTGCTGCCGTTGCGCAGCGATCTGGGGGATGTGAGCCGTATCCTCGGATGCATGATCTGCCCCGACGCGGGCGACAGCGCCGGTCAACGCTTTGATCTGGGCTCTGTCACCCTGCGTGCTGTGGGCAGTTGCCCGGCACCTGCCCCGCAGCCCGCGCCGCAGGGCTTTGCCGAGCCAAGCGCGCCGTTCGAGGCCGCGCCCGCGGATCCCAAGCGCCCGCCCTACCTGCGGCTGGTCAAAAACGATAACGGCTAA
- a CDS encoding ABC transporter substrate-binding protein — protein sequence MKKMLMATTAAALVAGAAFADGHAKEVKLGIEFGFTGPIESLTGPMAAGAEMAMKEVTDGGMLLDGATVTPMRADSGCIDNGLAVSNAERLIADGINGLIGADCSGVTGAVLQNVAIPNGMVMISPSATSPGLTTMEDNGLFFRTSPSDAREGEVMAEILQERGVKSIALTYTNNDYGKGLADAIESSFKAIGGEVTIVAAHEDGKADYSAEVGALASAGGDLLVVAGYLDQGGAGIINAALDAGAWDTFGLPGGMIGDNLPATIGPDLDGSYGQIAGSQGTGIETFTAMAEEAGFDGTSPYTPESYDAAALLMLAMQAAGSMDPAEYKDHILDVANAPGTEIFPGELTKALELIKNGEDIDYVGASAVELIGPGESAGTYRMIEVRDGKNETIGFK from the coding sequence ATGAAAAAGATGCTTATGGCCACAACGGCTGCCGCACTGGTGGCGGGTGCGGCATTTGCCGACGGCCACGCGAAAGAAGTCAAACTGGGCATTGAATTCGGCTTTACCGGCCCGATTGAATCGCTGACCGGGCCAATGGCCGCGGGCGCCGAGATGGCAATGAAGGAAGTCACCGACGGCGGCATGCTGCTGGATGGTGCGACCGTCACGCCGATGCGCGCCGACAGTGGCTGCATCGACAACGGTCTGGCCGTGTCGAACGCCGAGCGCCTGATCGCCGACGGCATCAACGGGCTGATCGGCGCGGATTGCTCGGGCGTGACCGGCGCCGTACTGCAAAACGTCGCGATCCCGAACGGCATGGTGATGATCTCGCCCTCGGCCACATCGCCCGGCCTGACCACCATGGAAGACAACGGCCTGTTCTTCCGCACCTCGCCATCGGACGCGCGCGAGGGCGAAGTCATGGCAGAAATCCTGCAAGAGCGTGGCGTGAAATCCATCGCCCTGACCTACACCAACAACGACTACGGCAAGGGTCTCGCGGATGCGATCGAATCCTCGTTCAAGGCCATCGGCGGTGAAGTCACCATCGTGGCCGCGCACGAAGACGGCAAAGCCGACTACTCCGCCGAAGTGGGCGCGCTGGCATCTGCCGGTGGCGATCTGCTGGTTGTTGCGGGCTACCTTGACCAGGGTGGCGCAGGCATCATCAACGCCGCCCTCGACGCAGGCGCGTGGGATACATTCGGTCTGCCCGGCGGCATGATCGGGGACAACCTGCCCGCCACCATCGGCCCCGACCTCGACGGCTCCTACGGCCAGATCGCAGGCTCGCAGGGTACTGGCATCGAGACCTTTACCGCCATGGCCGAAGAAGCGGGCTTTGACGGCACATCGCCCTACACGCCAGAAAGCTATGACGCCGCGGCGCTGTTGATGCTGGCAATGCAGGCGGCGGGCTCCATGGATCCGGCGGAGTACAAGGATCACATCCTCGACGTTGCAAACGCACCGGGCACCGAAATCTTCCCCGGTGAGCTGACCAAGGCGCTTGAGCTGATCAAGAACGGTGAAGATATCGACTATGTCGGTGCCTCGGCGGTTGAACTGATCGGGCCCGGCGAATCCGCAGGCACCTACCGCATGATCGAGGTCCGTGACGGCAAGAACGAAACCATCGGTTTCAAATAA
- a CDS encoding ABC transporter ATP-binding protein: MIVVDDLHKHFGGFHAVDGASLTIEQGSITGLIGPNGAGKTTLFNVIAGVLKPTSGRVTMAGEDITGLPPHTLFHKGLLRTFQIAHEFHSMTCRENLMMVPGNQSGEHLWNTWFGRKRIADEERALRAKADEVLEFLTVEHLADQKAGQISGGQKKLLELGRTMMVDARIVFLDEVGAGVNRTLLNTIGDAILRLNQERGYTFVVIEHDMDFIGRLCDPVICMAEGRVLATGTLPEIKANEQVIEAYLGTGLKNKEQVGA, translated from the coding sequence ATGATCGTCGTTGACGATTTGCACAAACACTTCGGCGGTTTCCACGCCGTCGACGGCGCCAGCCTGACGATCGAGCAAGGCTCTATCACCGGGCTTATCGGTCCGAACGGCGCGGGAAAGACGACCCTTTTCAACGTGATCGCGGGCGTTCTTAAACCAACGTCAGGCCGTGTCACCATGGCGGGAGAGGACATCACCGGCCTGCCGCCGCACACGCTTTTTCACAAGGGCCTGCTGCGCACCTTCCAGATCGCGCATGAGTTTCATTCGATGACCTGCCGCGAGAACCTGATGATGGTGCCCGGCAACCAGTCGGGGGAGCATCTGTGGAACACGTGGTTCGGCCGCAAGCGCATCGCCGATGAGGAGCGCGCCCTGCGCGCCAAGGCCGACGAGGTGCTGGAATTCCTCACGGTCGAGCATCTGGCGGACCAGAAAGCAGGGCAAATCTCCGGCGGGCAGAAAAAGCTGCTGGAGCTTGGGCGCACCATGATGGTCGACGCCAGGATCGTCTTTCTGGACGAGGTCGGCGCGGGCGTGAACCGCACCCTGCTCAACACCATCGGCGACGCGATCCTGCGCCTGAACCAAGAGCGCGGATATACCTTTGTCGTGATCGAGCACGACATGGATTTCATCGGCCGCCTGTGTGATCCGGTGATCTGCATGGCCGAGGGCCGCGTTTTGGCCACGGGCACCCTGCCCGAGATCAAGGCCAACGAGCAGGTGATCGAGGCCTATCTGGGCACCGGCCTGAAGAACAAAGAACAGGTGGGCGCATGA
- a CDS encoding ABC transporter ATP-binding protein, giving the protein MSDAYGDRGNKDISVANPKGQGSVMPKASGKSHAAPGGPFLIGDTMTGGYGKGPDILHDCTIAVERGEIAVIVGPNGAGKSTAMKAVFGMLDVRSGAVKLDGEDITGLSPQDRVAKGMGFVPQTSNIFTSMTVEENLEMGAFIRRDDFRETMAQVYDLFPILKDKRNQAAGELSGGQRQQVAVGRALMTQPKVLMLDEPTAGVSPIVMDELFDRIIEVARTGIPILMVEQNARQALEIADKGYVLVQGRNAYTGTGKELLADPEVRKSFLGG; this is encoded by the coding sequence ATGAGCGACGCATACGGGGATCGCGGGAACAAGGATATCTCGGTCGCCAATCCCAAGGGACAGGGCAGCGTGATGCCAAAGGCGAGCGGCAAAAGCCACGCAGCCCCCGGCGGGCCGTTCCTCATCGGGGACACGATGACGGGCGGTTACGGCAAGGGCCCCGACATCCTGCACGACTGCACCATCGCGGTGGAGCGCGGCGAGATCGCGGTCATCGTCGGCCCCAATGGCGCGGGCAAATCCACGGCGATGAAGGCGGTGTTCGGCATGCTCGACGTGCGCTCCGGCGCGGTGAAGCTGGACGGCGAGGACATTACCGGCCTCTCCCCGCAGGACCGGGTGGCCAAGGGCATGGGGTTCGTGCCGCAGACCTCGAACATCTTCACCTCCATGACGGTCGAGGAAAACCTTGAGATGGGCGCCTTTATCCGCCGCGACGATTTCCGCGAGACGATGGCGCAGGTCTATGACCTGTTTCCGATCCTCAAGGACAAGCGCAATCAGGCGGCGGGCGAGCTGTCGGGCGGGCAACGCCAGCAGGTCGCCGTGGGCCGCGCGTTGATGACACAACCCAAGGTGCTGATGCTCGATGAGCCCACGGCGGGCGTGTCGCCCATCGTCATGGACGAGCTTTTCGACCGGATCATCGAGGTCGCGCGCACCGGAATCCCCATCCTGATGGTCGAACAGAACGCGCGCCAAGCGCTTGAAATCGCGGACAAAGGATACGTTCTGGTGCAGGGCCGCAATGCGTATACGGGAACGGGCAAGGAATTGCTGGCCGATCCGGAAGTCCGCAAGAGTTTTTTGGGGGGATGA
- a CDS encoding YicC/YloC family endoribonuclease, whose translation MRRSMTGFATHAGAQGPHVWTWELRAVNGRGLDLRVRVPDWLPGLEQSLRKAVGAGVARGNVTLGLRINREDADGGLTVNAAHLNTVLEALATIETAAMDAGVSLAPSNATDIVALRGVLEQAQPEDDNTALAAHLLADFATVLGAFNDMREAEGAALQAVMAGQLDQISALTAEAATLAEARHDLAADTLKRNLARVIDNIDGIDPARIEQELALIAVKADITEEIDRLHAHVAAARELLAGDGPAGRKLDFLMQEFNREANTLCSKAQSTELTRVGLALKAVIEQLREQIQNVE comes from the coding sequence ATGCGACGCTCGATGACAGGTTTTGCGACACACGCGGGCGCGCAGGGGCCACACGTCTGGACGTGGGAGCTGCGCGCGGTCAACGGGCGCGGTCTTGATCTGCGGGTGCGCGTGCCCGATTGGCTGCCCGGGCTTGAGCAATCGCTGCGCAAGGCTGTGGGCGCGGGCGTGGCGCGCGGCAATGTCACGCTGGGGCTGCGCATCAACCGCGAGGACGCTGACGGCGGGCTGACCGTGAACGCCGCGCATCTGAACACCGTTCTGGAGGCGCTTGCCACGATCGAGACGGCGGCGATGGACGCAGGCGTCTCGCTTGCCCCCTCGAACGCTACCGACATCGTGGCGCTGCGCGGCGTGCTTGAACAGGCCCAGCCGGAGGACGACAACACGGCGCTCGCCGCCCATCTGCTCGCGGATTTCGCCACCGTTCTGGGGGCGTTCAACGACATGCGCGAAGCGGAAGGCGCGGCGTTGCAGGCGGTCATGGCAGGCCAGCTTGACCAGATCTCGGCCCTGACCGCAGAGGCCGCGACCCTGGCCGAAGCGCGCCACGATCTGGCCGCAGACACGCTCAAACGCAATCTGGCGCGCGTGATCGACAACATCGACGGCATCGACCCCGCCCGCATCGAACAGGAACTGGCCCTGATCGCGGTCAAGGCCGACATCACCGAAGAGATCGACCGCCTGCACGCCCATGTCGCCGCCGCGCGCGAGCTGCTGGCCGGGGATGGCCCCGCGGGCCGCAAGCTTGATTTCCTGATGCAGGAGTTCAACCGCGAGGCCAACACCCTGTGCTCAAAGGCGCAAAGCACCGAGCTGACGCGCGTGGGGCTGGCGCTCAAGGCCGTCATCGAACAGCTGCGCGAACAGATCCAGAATGTGGAGTAA